A genomic stretch from Engraulis encrasicolus isolate BLACKSEA-1 chromosome 12, IST_EnEncr_1.0, whole genome shotgun sequence includes:
- the tmem41ab gene encoding transmembrane protein 41A-B, producing the protein MRSILGLVVLVVSATLYLYLLTAFLPPGPRHERRDEEGKTIANEFGEVEMEEDRIHFPSDLEELRDLAALLNFYKNEHKAYVILLFCSAYLYKQSFAIPGSSFLNMLAGAIFGTRDGLLIACAMSTIGSTFCYLLSHNFGKKHVVRLFPDKVAMLQKLCDENKSSIFFFLLFLRFFPMTPNWFLNITSPILNIPIPIFFFSAFIGLIPYNFICVRTGSILSQITSLDDIFSWGTLLQLLIIALVALLPGILIKRYGKGHLKLDGLEPNGHQASATSAAAATANDRKTR; encoded by the exons ATGCGCTCCATTTTGGGGTTAGTCGTATTGGTCGTCAGCGCAACTTTATATCTGTACCTCTTGACTGCTTTCCTGCCGCCGGGTCCGCGACACGAGCGCCGAGATGAAGAGGGGAAAACAATTGCGAACGAGTTTGGGGAAGTGGAGATGGAAGAAGACAG AATTCATTTCCCCTCCGATTTGGAAGAGCTGAGGGACCTGGCCGCTCTGCTGAACTTCTACAAGAACGAGCACAAGGCCTACGTGATTCTGCTCTTCTGCAGTGCCTACCTCTACAAGCAGTCCTTCGCAATACCTGGCTCCTCCTTCCTG AACATGCTGGCGGGGGCGATCTTTGGTACCCGGGATGGCCTCCTGATTGCCTGTGCCATGTCCACTATAGGCTCCACCTTCTGCTACCTACTATCCCACAACTTTGGCAAAAAGCATGTAGTTCGCCTGTTCCCAGACAAGGTGGCCATGCTGCAGAAACTG tGTGATGAGAACAAGAGTAGTATATTCTTCTTCCTGTTGTTCCTGCGGTTCTTCCCCATGACTCCCAACTGGTTCTTGAACATCACCTCCCCCATCCtcaacatccccatccccatcttcttcttctctgccttCATCG GTCTGATTCCATACAACTTCATCTGCGTGCGTACGGGCAGCATCCTGTCCCAGATCACCTCTCTGGACGACATCTTCTCCTGGGGCACGCTGCTGCAGCTCCTGATCATCGCGCTGGTGGCCCTGCTGCCCGGCATCCTCATCAAGCGCTACGGCAAGGGACACCTCAAGCTGGACGGCCTGGAGCCGAACGGACATCAAGCCAGCGCTACTAGTGCTGCTGCAGCTACTGCTAATGACCGCAAAACCAGATGA